One segment of Streptomyces sp. YIM 121038 DNA contains the following:
- a CDS encoding helix-turn-helix transcriptional regulator: MTDTPTTPDATSVTADTGPTARRRQLGFRLLALRRERGLSAEEAGEQAGMSKANVSRYEQSKGNVRWNQVDALCRVYGVSDTERQELIDLAKNSKVKEGWWVPYHGRLSAPMQMLLPIENESSRIRQLATNVVPGLLQTLLYAQAIKTTPGKTLEPEDAGEFLDMRMYRQKILDRASPPDYHVLLDESVLRRAVGGPAVMAEQLDLLLERGQDSNVQIQVLPFGAGAYSAALSSFIVYGGPDPLLDVIFIENTVGSLFLEEEGAREAHVGGFDFLCREALDPDSSAELIAEARKTHLRNRN, from the coding sequence ATGACGGACACTCCGACAACACCGGATGCAACGAGCGTCACGGCTGACACGGGGCCAACGGCCCGCCGTCGCCAGCTCGGGTTTCGGCTGCTCGCCCTGCGACGGGAACGCGGTCTGTCAGCCGAGGAGGCTGGAGAGCAGGCCGGCATGTCGAAGGCCAACGTCAGCCGGTACGAGCAGTCCAAGGGCAACGTGCGATGGAACCAGGTTGATGCACTCTGCCGGGTGTACGGCGTATCGGACACCGAGCGGCAAGAACTGATCGACTTGGCGAAGAACAGCAAGGTCAAGGAAGGCTGGTGGGTCCCGTATCACGGGCGGCTCTCCGCTCCGATGCAGATGCTGCTTCCCATCGAGAACGAATCGTCGCGCATTCGCCAGCTCGCCACCAACGTTGTGCCCGGCCTCTTGCAGACCCTGCTGTACGCGCAGGCGATCAAGACAACCCCGGGGAAGACGTTGGAGCCGGAGGACGCCGGTGAGTTCCTGGACATGCGCATGTACAGGCAGAAGATCCTTGACCGTGCATCGCCACCGGACTATCACGTGCTGCTTGATGAATCCGTGCTCCGGAGGGCTGTCGGCGGTCCGGCTGTGATGGCTGAACAGCTCGATCTCCTGCTGGAGCGAGGCCAAGACAGCAACGTTCAGATCCAAGTGCTCCCGTTCGGCGCGGGAGCATACAGCGCAGCGCTGAGCAGCTTCATCGTGTACGGAGGGCCCGATCCCCTGCTTGATGTCATCTTCATCGAGAACACCGTTGGCTCCCTGTTCCTGGAGGAAGAGGGCGCTCGCGAAGCCCATGTGGGCGGATTCGACTTCCTGTGCCGGGAGGCACTGGACCCCGACTCCTCGGCCGAACTGATTGCCGAGGCCCGTAAGACGCACCTGCGAAACCGCAACTAG
- a CDS encoding DUF397 domain-containing protein, producing MAEQPQHDWFKSSYSANPDAECVECLRTPKVLWVRDSKRPHAQCIAFSNAAWGTFAGNLKDGGTFVKS from the coding sequence GTGGCCGAACAGCCCCAACATGACTGGTTCAAGAGCAGCTACAGCGCAAATCCAGACGCCGAGTGCGTGGAGTGCCTCCGAACGCCGAAGGTTCTCTGGGTGCGAGACTCCAAGCGGCCCCATGCCCAGTGCATTGCCTTCTCGAACGCAGCGTGGGGCACCTTCGCGGGGAACCTCAAGGATGGCGGCACCTTCGTGAAGAGTTGA